Within Desulfatiglans sp., the genomic segment TGGTTGTTCATATCCTTCATTTCAGAAAGAATATCCTTTAAAGATGCAGCATCAAACCACCTCTTACCGGTAAGTTCATTGCAAAAGGATTGATACATTTCTGAAATGAGCTTTAAATATCCTTTAGGAAGGGCTGGAGGAGGTGATTTAACATTCTCCTTCCACTCATGCCTGTTTTCTTTTTTTTCCTTTTCAGTGTCACTGTACCATGAGGTCTTCCTGTAGAATTCTCTCGCCATCTCCTTGCTCACAGGCAGACCTTTATATGTAAACCGGCATTCGTCAGGAGTTCCCATAATATCCACTACTATAATGTTACGATCCTCATCCATACCAAACTAAATCTTTCCATCTTCATTTATCAGACCAATCCTCTCCGCTTCAGCACACGAAGCAGTTTTACCTTCATCCTGTTGCTCGCCTTTTCAAGTGAAGTAGTCTTTACACATCTTTCTCCTTCGATAAGGCCTGTATAATGACTTGGGATACCCATTTCATCAAGTTTTTCAAAAAAAAAGGCCCCTGTAAGACACAGGATTTTCCCTTTATCCTTGATATGATCGGGCATTTCGCCCCAGTCAAAAACAGAATAGCGGTCAGAGAAGGTAAAGATGCCTGAGCCTGTTTTATTTGATCCAAGCTGCTCAAGTACTGTTAAATTTTTTACGCTACCCATTATTTATCCCTCTCAATTGAGATTTTATTATCCAATATCGCTTGCCATTCTTTTATAGCTGTTATACCGCCTTTTCGCATCCTCTTCAGCCTTTTTGAACATATCTTCCGCCATCTCCGGGAACTCATTTTTAAGCGAGGTATATCTTGTCTCATTCATAAGGAATCCTCTGAATTTGTCCCATTCAGGCTCTTTTGAATCAAGGGTGAAGGGATTTTTGCCCTCGGCTTCAAGCGCGGGATTATAGCGGTACAGATGCCAGTAACCGCTTTGAACCGCATTTTTCATGACTGCCTGGGAGCTGTTCATACCTGATCTTATCCCGTGACTGATGCATGGCGAGTATGCTATCAAGAGAGATGGGCCAGGATATTCCTCAGCCTCCTTGACTGCCTTTAAAAACTGGCTCTGATTTGCGCCCATTGCCACCTGGGCTACATATACATACCCATAGGAGATTGCCATCATACCAAGATCCTTTTTACGGGTTCTTTTGCCTGATGCAGCGAATTTGGCAATTGCAGCGGTCGGGGTTGATTTTGATGATTGCCCTCCGGTGTTGGAATATACCTCTGTATCCAACACAAGCAGATTTAGTTTTTCATTCGCTGCAATAACATGATCAAGGCCGCCATATCCTATATCATAGGCCCAGCCATCACCGCCTATGGCCCAAACAGAACGTTTTCGTAAAAAATCCCTGTATTTTAAAATCTCCTTTGCATCAGGGCTGCTGTCTGTTTCAAGGATCTGCATCATCTTATAAAATAATTTTCCAGAGGCTTCAGGATTATCCTTCTCCAGCAGCCACTGAACTATCAAACTGGATGTCCCCTTTGAAGATACTTTTTTACTGTATGCCTGAAGCAATAGTATTGCACGTTCCCTGATTCGGCTGTAGCCGAGCTGTATACCGTAACCATATTCTGCGTTATCTTCAAACAGAGAGCTTGCCCATGCAGGCCCGCGACCCGCATTATTTACAGTATAGGGAGATGAAGCGGCGGTGCCACCATAAATTGATGAGCATCCTGTTGCGTTTGCTATCACCATCCGGTCACCGAAAAGCTGAGTTAATGTTTTAATGTAAGGAGTTTCCCCGCACCCTGCGCATGCACCGCTGAACTCAAAGAGGGGCTGACAGTACTGGCTTCCTCTCACGCTGTATTTATCAGCCAGGTTATCTTTATATTTAATGTTTTCAGAAATATAATCCCAGTTGGCAGACTCCTTCATTTGGGTGTGAAGAGGTTTCATGACAAGCGCCTTTTCCTTTGCGGGGCAGATATTTGCACAGACCCCGCACCCCTGGCAGTCGAGCGGGCTTACCTGAAGCCTGTAGGATAATCCATCAAACTCCTTGCCTTTAGCCTTTACAGTGGTTATCCCTGCCGGCAGAGAGGCAATCTCAGCGCTGTCAAGGAGGAAAGGCCTTATCACAGCATGAGGACATGATAAAGAGCACTGATTGCACTGTATACAGTTTTCAGGGATCCATTCGGGCACATTGACTGCTATGCCTCTTTTTTCATAGGCTGAGGTGCCCTGCGGGAACACTCCACCAGGCCTGTTGAAAAAGAGGCTTACAGGAAGATCGTTGCCTTCCATCCTGTTCATAGGTATGGCAATATCCCGGACAAACTCAGGTAATTTCTCTTCGCCAGTGGTGTTTTTCACAACGATATCCTTCCAATTTTTATCAATCCTGATCTCTATTACGTTAGCAGCCCCGAGATCAATTGCCTTCATATTCGTATTGATGACATCAGCCCCTTTTTTTCCATAGGTTTTTTTAATCGCCTCTTTCATCTCAATTTCAGCATCAGCATAGGGGATTATGTCTGCAATTTTAAAAAATGCTGCCTGCATGATTGAATTGGTTCTGCCCGGCATACCAGCTTCAACAGCAAGATTCGTTGCGTTTATGATGAAAAACCTAACCTCCTTTTCTGCCAGGGTCTTCTTTACTTTATCAGGAAGCTTTGATTCTATCTCATTTTCATCATACATACTGTTAAGCAGAAAGGTCCCCCCTTTCTTAATACCTTTTAAAACCTCATATTTTTCAAGATATGATTCCACATGGCAGGCAACAAAATCGGGGTTTGAAACAAAGTATGTTGACCGTATGGGATTTTTACCGAACCTGAGGTGAGATATTGTTATACCACCTGATTTTTTTGAATCATATTCAAAATATGCCTGTGCATACTGATCAGTATTATCACCGATGATCTTTATTGAGTTTTTGTTTGCACCTACAGTCCCGTCTGACCCAAGCCCATAAAATTTGGCCTGAAATATCCCTTCAGGGTCTCGATATTCAGATATCGATAAAGGAAGTGAGGTGTTGGTTACATCATCAGTTATTCCGACAGTAAAATCCTCTTTCGGGTTTTCAAGCTTCAGATTCTCGTAAACAGCTATTACATGAGCTGGAATTGTGTCTTTTGAGCTTAGACCATACCGGCCTCCGACTATAACAGGGCAAGCCTTCCTTCCATAGAACAGGCTCTTTACATCAAGGCAGAGCGGCTCTCCTGTGGCACCAGGCTCTTTAGTGCGGTCAAGCACTGCTATCTTTTTTACTGTTTCAGGTAATACTTTAAAAAAATATGCAGATGAAAAGGGTCTGTACAAATGGCATGTGATCACTCCCACCTTTTCGCCTTTTTCAACAAGATAATCAATTGTCTCTTTAATTGTTTCAGTTACTGATCCCATTGCTACAATTACATGTTCTGCATCAGACGCACCGTAATATGTAAAAGGATGGTATTCACGGCCGGTAATCTTTTTTATTTCCTGCATATAACTTTCAACAATGTCCGGGATAGCATTATAAAAGCTGTTCAGTGCCTCCCTTCCCTGAAAATATATATCAGGATTCTGGGCAGTGCCTTTTGTAACCGGGGCCTCAGGGTTGAGCGAACTTTTTCTGAACTCATCTATTTTGGTGTAATCGATAAGCCCGGCCATTACATCATAGGATATCTCCTCTATTTTTTGTATTTCATGGGAGGTCCTGAAACCGTCAAAAAAATGGAGAAAAGGTATTTTCCCTTTTATTGTCGACAGATGGGCGATACAGGCCATATCCATAACCTCCTGCACGCTGCCGCTTGCGAGCATCGCAAAACCTGTCTGTCTTGCTGCATAAACATCTGAATGATCTCCAAAAATAGAAAGGGCATGGGTGGATAAGGAGCGTGCACTTACATGAAAGACTGATGGAAGCAGTTCAGCCGCTATTTTATACATGTTCGGTATCATCAGGAGAAGCCCCTGTGATGCTGTAAAGGTGGTTGTAAGTGCGCCCGCCTGGAGAGACCCATGCACGGTTCCGGCAGCACCGGCCTCAGACTGCATCTCAACAACTCGCACCGGCTCTCCAAATATATTCGTTTGGCCGTAAGCTGACCACTCATCAACTGATTCAGCCATTGGCGAAGATGGGGTTATCGGGTATATGGCTGCTATCTCGGTCATAGCATATGCAACATATGCTGCCGCTGTGTTACCATCCATTGTCTT encodes:
- the nifJ gene encoding pyruvate:ferredoxin (flavodoxin) oxidoreductase, whose product is MRRKMKTMDGNTAAAYVAYAMTEIAAIYPITPSSPMAESVDEWSAYGQTNIFGEPVRVVEMQSEAGAAGTVHGSLQAGALTTTFTASQGLLLMIPNMYKIAAELLPSVFHVSARSLSTHALSIFGDHSDVYAARQTGFAMLASGSVQEVMDMACIAHLSTIKGKIPFLHFFDGFRTSHEIQKIEEISYDVMAGLIDYTKIDEFRKSSLNPEAPVTKGTAQNPDIYFQGREALNSFYNAIPDIVESYMQEIKKITGREYHPFTYYGASDAEHVIVAMGSVTETIKETIDYLVEKGEKVGVITCHLYRPFSSAYFFKVLPETVKKIAVLDRTKEPGATGEPLCLDVKSLFYGRKACPVIVGGRYGLSSKDTIPAHVIAVYENLKLENPKEDFTVGITDDVTNTSLPLSISEYRDPEGIFQAKFYGLGSDGTVGANKNSIKIIGDNTDQYAQAYFEYDSKKSGGITISHLRFGKNPIRSTYFVSNPDFVACHVESYLEKYEVLKGIKKGGTFLLNSMYDENEIESKLPDKVKKTLAEKEVRFFIINATNLAVEAGMPGRTNSIMQAAFFKIADIIPYADAEIEMKEAIKKTYGKKGADVINTNMKAIDLGAANVIEIRIDKNWKDIVVKNTTGEEKLPEFVRDIAIPMNRMEGNDLPVSLFFNRPGGVFPQGTSAYEKRGIAVNVPEWIPENCIQCNQCSLSCPHAVIRPFLLDSAEIASLPAGITTVKAKGKEFDGLSYRLQVSPLDCQGCGVCANICPAKEKALVMKPLHTQMKESANWDYISENIKYKDNLADKYSVRGSQYCQPLFEFSGACAGCGETPYIKTLTQLFGDRMVIANATGCSSIYGGTAASSPYTVNNAGRGPAWASSLFEDNAEYGYGIQLGYSRIRERAILLLQAYSKKVSSKGTSSLIVQWLLEKDNPEASGKLFYKMMQILETDSSPDAKEILKYRDFLRKRSVWAIGGDGWAYDIGYGGLDHVIAANEKLNLLVLDTEVYSNTGGQSSKSTPTAAIAKFAASGKRTRKKDLGMMAISYGYVYVAQVAMGANQSQFLKAVKEAEEYPGPSLLIAYSPCISHGIRSGMNSSQAVMKNAVQSGYWHLYRYNPALEAEGKNPFTLDSKEPEWDKFRGFLMNETRYTSLKNEFPEMAEDMFKKAEEDAKRRYNSYKRMASDIG